In Parasegetibacter sp. NRK P23, the genomic stretch TAGTCGATATTAATGTAATCCGTCCGCTGGTACCTGGCCACATTCAGGTTATTTTTGATGGTACCGATGTCATAGTCATAAACTTCAAGGAAGGCGATGGCGTCTTTTTCTTCCGGAACAGAAGGGCTGAGTTGAACGGCGCCTTCCAGTTTCTGTTTCAGCAGGGTCAGTAATTTCTTTTGGTCCGTCTTTTTAAAACTGTCTTTTTGCTTGTCCTCCTCTTTTACAGCGGTAAAGGCCTCTTTCGGATTTTCCAGGTCATGAATCATCATCCTGTAAGAAACGAGGCTCAACACTTTGGGAGAAGTAATGTTTTCGATGGCGTTGTTAAACTTCACATCGATCTGGGGGAGGCTGAAATTCTCATCAGAAAGTTTAAGGTCCTGTATTACAGTGAATCCAGTTGACAACTGGGCCACCGATTTATAGGTATGCTTGATCTTTTTGGTGAAGAAATAAGCGGCCACCAAGGCGACCACTGTACATGCGAGAATGATCCATTTACGCCGCATCAGCACCTTAAATAGATAGGCGAATTCCATTTTCTTTTTGCTTTAATAGTCAGAAGTAGTAAGAATGGGATCGGAAATTCCGATCCCATTCACAAATCTAATGCGAAGATTCCTATAATCCTATCGTTTCACGACTTTTAAGATCTGTACACCCTGGCCAGGTAAGCCGTTTACTCTGATGAAGTACATTCCTTTCGGAAGTCTGCCATTCAATCCGAGTTTCTGTAACCAGGTACCTTTCTGTGCATTCGCCACGTCCTTGCTGTACACTACTTTTCCGTTCATGTCAATTACCTGTACCGTAAACCTGCTTACGTCGCTGGTAAGTTTCATTTCCACGGTGATGTCGTCTACGAATGGGTTGGGGAACGCGGTAGCTTTCACGATTCTAACCTGCTCTTCATCCTGCGCGGTTTTCAGCGTAATGGCTGAAGTGATTGCAGATTGAGTAATCGTTCCGGTAGAAATGGCCACATCAGGTTGTGTTTCCGTCAAAATCGTTGGCGCGCCCTCGATTGTCATCGCGTTCAGGTATCCGAATCCACCCTGAACAGTACCGTAGATCGTGATGGACACAGAGCCGTCAGCATCAGGTTTCACACCACTTATTTTGGCAACATTCTGCGTGTTGTTGCCTGCGTTAAGCGTTACAACCTGATTGCCTATTTTGTATGCGGTGATCACACCTACCTGCGGGTTCACCCTGCTGCCGAAGAACGCGAAGTTGTATTCGTGTGCGAGGGTAAGTCCTGTAATGCGCAGACGTGCGGTATCCGCGAAGTTCACATAATAGAAGCTCTTCATCACATTATCCGGGTAGATACCACTGTTATCACCGGTTGTTGTACCGAAGTAGTTAAATCCGCTGAAGGCGGTGGTTACCCCGAAGTTGATGCCTGTAGCCTGCCCCTGATCGTTGATCATATTGGGCAGTACAAAGCCATCGGCTATCAGCGCGTTCGTATTGTTCCAGTTGCCTGGCTGTGCCGGAGCGTTAGCCGTACCATCGTTCATGTTCAGGTTAATCACATAAGCCACCGTGCTTGCCGCCGCGGTATTGCTGAACGGTGTTACGCCAGAGCTTACGGTTGCCCTTACCTGGTAGTACCTTACCGCACCTGCAGACAGGCTGGCATCAGTGTAGGTAAGGGTGCCGGTGGGCACATCGCCTATTTTGCTGTAGCCAGTACGAAACGAAAATCAACAAAGCAGTCGCGCGAAATACTCAAACAAAAAAAGTCTCCCCAATGGAGAGACTTGAAAATATTCTTACTTACAAAAGCCCTAAGAGAGCTCTTTCACCTTCACCATCTCAATTCTTGTATCCGAAACATTCAGTATATCAAACTGTAGCTTGTCGATGATGATCCGCTCCTTCAACTTAGGAATCGTTTCATGGTGATTAATGATGAACCCCGACAGGGTTTCTGATTCATCCACCTCAAACTTGAAACCATATTTCTCGTTCAGGTAATCCAGTTCCAGCCTGCCGGAGAAGATATATTCGTCGTCGGCGATCTGCTTTTCAACAAATTCTTCGGTGTCGTGTTCATCTTTGATTTCACCGAAGATTTCTTCCAGCAGATCTTCCATTGTAACGATGCCGGACGTGCCCCCGAATTCATCCACCACCCAGGCTATGCTTTTGCGCTCTTTGGTGAACTTGCTGATGAGGTCAGTCACGCTCATACTTTCCGGAACGGCGGGGATGGGGAGCAGGATAGCAGGGATGTTCACCGGGTGTTTGAAAAGATCGAGTTGGTGGATATAGCCCACGATCTGGTCGATGTTGCCCTCGTACACCACCAGTTTACTGAGCTGCGTACTCATGAATTTCTGCCGCGCTTCCTCAATGGGCGCATTGAGATCTATTCCTTCAATTTCTTTCCTGGGTACCAGACATTGCCGCACTTTTACACCGGGCAGGGAAAGCGCGTTTTCAAAAAGTTCCGTGTCCAGGTCTTCACTGTGTTCGGAACGCATCTCTTTGGTTTGTTGGTAGAAATATTCAAGGTCAACACGGGAAAGTGCTTCTCGGTTTTCGTGGATGCGCACGTTGAACAGGTATTTCAGTATCCATTCTGCGATACTTACAAAGAAAGATGC encodes the following:
- a CDS encoding T9SS type A sorting domain-containing protein, translated to MPTGTLTYTDASLSAGAVRYYQVRATVSSGVTPFSNTAAASTVAYVINLNMNDGTANAPAQPGNWNNTNALIADGFVLPNMINDQGQATGINFGVTTAFSGFNYFGTTTGDNSGIYPDNVMKSFYYVNFADTARLRITGLTLAHEYNFAFFGSRVNPQVGVITAYKIGNQVVTLNAGNNTQNVAKISGVKPDADGSVSITIYGTVQGGFGYLNAMTIEGAPTILTETQPDVAISTGTITQSAITSAITLKTAQDEEQVRIVKATAFPNPFVDDITVEMKLTSDVSRFTVQVIDMNGKVVYSKDVANAQKGTWLQKLGLNGRLPKGMYFIRVNGLPGQGVQILKVVKR
- a CDS encoding hemolysin family protein, producing the protein MSLYHYVGVVGITILVLLVFAFFSGLEMAFVSANKLSIELKRKQGKRRGIILSRFMDEPSRFIGTCLIGMNIMLVIYGLLVSDFMYDVLWKRVNIEIPVPRLIVDVFLATIIILVVEFFFKAIFRAKADTLLYYSASIVQFFHTLFYPIASFFVSIAEWILKYLFNVRIHENREALSRVDLEYFYQQTKEMRSEHSEDLDTELFENALSLPGVKVRQCLVPRKEIEGIDLNAPIEEARQKFMSTQLSKLVVYEGNIDQIVGYIHQLDLFKHPVNIPAILLPIPAVPESMSVTDLISKFTKERKSIAWVVDEFGGTSGIVTMEDLLEEIFGEIKDEHDTEEFVEKQIADDEYIFSGRLELDYLNEKYGFKFEVDESETLSGFIINHHETIPKLKERIIIDKLQFDILNVSDTRIEMVKVKELS